Proteins encoded in a region of the Clostridia bacterium genome:
- a CDS encoding Ldh family oxidoreductase, with protein MPKVVLDWKTAQEFVTDAFVGVGVPREDAEICTDVLLESDRRGIESHGVNRFKPIYIDRILAKIQNPV; from the coding sequence ATGCCCAAAGTAGTATTAGATTGGAAAACCGCACAAGAGTTTGTAACAGATGCGTTTGTAGGTGTAGGCGTACCTAGAGAAGATGCCGAAATCTGCACAGACGTTTTGTTGGAATCAGACAGAAGAGGTATAGAATCTCACGGCGTCAACAGATTTAAGCCTATATACATAGACAGAATTTTAGCCAAGATTCAAAATCCTGTA